In Verrucomicrobiia bacterium, the genomic window ATCTCGGCGTTATACTTTTCCTTGATCCAGGACATGAGCACCGAGGTGTCGAGTCCGCCAGAATACGCTAAAACGATTTTCATGTGGCGGGGATTAAAGGCCCAAAGCCCCGCGTGGGCAAAGGGAAAATGGACGCCGCCGCCGCGGGTTTCCGCGGAGCCATTGCGGACGCTGGGGGCGTCGCCTGGCGCAGCCCGGGAATCGCGCGATTCCCTTTTGCGCCAGCTTCCGGCCCGGCGGGCTTCAGGGATTCAAGCGCACGCGGTAAAAGCGGTTTGTCGTTACCGGCGGATCGATGTCGATGAACTGCGTCACCGGTTCCCGTGCGGTCAGGTTGGTGAGGCTTTGCCAGTTCGGATGGGCGAGGTCGCCGGTGAATTCCACGGTGTAAGCGCGGTTCAACAACGTCGTCCAGCCAAGGGCCACACCGTTGGTCGTGGTGGAGCAGTTGAAGACGGCCGGTGCCGTGCCCGCGCCGGGGGCCAGACACACGCCGCGGAACAACTGGTTCGCTCCGGCGGTTGCCAGGGTTACCGCCGGCGAGGCCGGGCCATTGTCGGTGATGCTCACGAGGCGATTGTTGGCTGATTCGGCGGTGGTGGCGTAAAGGATCGGTTGCGCCCCGCTGAAGTCGGCGGTCAGTCCGCGCGCGCCGAAATTGGTAAGTGAGGCAAAGGCGTAGCTCAGTGCCCACGCGCCGCCCGTGTAATCCCAGCGCTGCACACCGCCGGTGCCGTTGAGGCTGTCATCGGCAATGTAGGCGGTGGTGCCGTCGGGCGTGAAGGCAAACGCATAGGGACTTGCTTTGGCGCCGCAGCTGATGAAGACCGCGGCGCTCGTCGGGGAGTGGGGCGTGCCGGAAATCTTCCAGATGCCGGGCGTTGATTTGGTGGTGCTGAAATAGAGATCGCCGCCCGAAACCTGGATGGTCGTGGAATTGGCGACCGTGCTTTGGACGGTGTTTGTGGGGCCGGCGCCGAAATAGAAGGTGCCGCTGTTGGCCCCCGCGCCCCAGTAGTTGCCGCGGCCGTCGGTTGCGCCGGCGCGCAGGTTGTTGCCGCCATATTGGTTGGTGGTGAGGGCGACGATGGAAAAGCTGCCCGCCGCATCCAGAATGCCCAGCGCGCGCGGCACGACATCGGCAGTGGCATTGCCCAGCGATGACGCGCTGTTGGTCAAGGCAATCTGGTAGCCGGCGAGCACCAACAACCGTCCGTCCGGCGAGCCGGACAACGCGCCTTCCGAGGAGGCGCTGCCGCTGATGATGAACGCGTTCGTGGCGTTGTCAGGAATGGCAACGCTGCCGGCGAGGACGCCATTGGTCTTGAACTGGTCGATGAAGACGGAGTTGCCGTGGCTGCTCAGACTCTCCGAGCCGTCGCCGACGCGGAGGACGGCCAGATTGCCGGCGGCAAACGCGGCGGCGCTGCCGGCTGCCGCGTAGCTGTTCTGGGTGACGAGCGCGCCCTGGGCGGTTTTCACCGTGAGCGGGGAGTTGCCCTGCGTGCTCAGAAATCCGCCGAATGGTCCCTGCACGAAGAGGTTTTGACCGGCATGCGGGCTGGCCGCACGCGCGCGAAACGCGTTCACGTTGGCGGCCAGATAGAGCGAGCGGCCGGCGGGGATGACGGTGCCCGGGCGCATCGTGAATTGCACGGCGCCGTAAAGCTGCCAGCCGGAGACGTCCATCGCATAGCTGTTCGTGTTTTTCAGTTCGACATACTGCTCGCTGAGATTGCCGCTGACGGGGTTGTAATCCCACGCATTGATGAGCACGACGGCGTTGGTGGGCTGCGCGGCGGGGATGAAATCACCGTTGAGCACGGCGTTGGAGCCGTAGAGAAAATTGCGCCGGCCGGGCAGGTATTCCGCGATGATGCGCTCCGCGTCATTCGGGAAAATGCTGTAAGTGGTGTTGCCCCATGTGGGGCCCCAGGCGTTGTGGTCCAGCGCCGCGTCCGACGGATTGATGCCGGGCGGATTCATGGCGTTTTCGTATTGGCGGATGAGCGGTTCAAGCACGAGCTGGTTCGTCGGCGTGCCGGGCGGCATGAGAATGGTGTCCATCAACGTGCGCAGCCGGCGCAGATACATCTGGCGGAACTCGCCGTTGGTGAAGACGAGGTCGAAGAGCCGGTTGGCCGGCCGCCCCTGCTGCGCGGGATTGTAAAAGTTCAGGACGTTGTTGGTGTAAAGCGTGTCCGTGAAATAGCCCTGGCTGTCCAGCCAGTTGCGTCCCCAGGTCAGGTCCACGTCCCACGGGGTGATGGCCCACTCGCCAGTGCCGTTGCTGTCGCGGTAGAGATAATAATTTTTATGGCCGAGATCCTGGCTGCTGACGATGGCCATGTCCGCGAAATAACTGATGGTCTGCGGCCAGTTGAGGTTGTCCCACGCGTAAAGCACCCGGTTCGTGAGCGGCAGTGATTCGTTCAGGCTGTTGATGAGGGTGCCGAGATCGCTGGTGTCCTCCCATTCGCGGGTTTTCTTCTCGTTGCCGGCGGCGCTGGTCATGGCGTTATACATCTTGTAAAGCGCCCCGTTGCCGTCCAGGCCGATCCGGTCGAGCCACAGATCGTCGCCGTGCTCCACCAGGTCTTCAATGCCCCAGAACGCGCCGTTCATTTGCACGCGGACCGGGAACGAGAACAGGCCAGCGCCGCCGGACAGCGCACATGTCGCGTAGGTGAGGGTGGTGTGCATCCGCGACTTGTCGCCGTAATTGCTCAGCAAGATGACCTTTTTCTCGCGGGCGCCGTCGGGCCGGTAGAGAAACTGGTGGTCCTTCGGAAAATCGAGGTTGTGGCTCTTCTTGGGCCAGCCGACGGAGGACTGACCGTGAACGTAGATGGTGAGGTTGTCGTAAAGCTCGTTCAGGTAAAACAGCGAAGCCGACGTGCCGGTGCGGTTGTCCGCGGCGGCCGGGTTCTGAACGAACAGGTGCGCCACGGGCAGTTGCGACTGGATGGACGGATCCGCCACGACGGTGCCGAGATACTGCTGTGACTCGTTGGTGTTGGCGAAAAACGGCCAGCGCGAAACGTTGTTGGAAACATCCGTGGCGGTGACGTAGTAGCGCAGCATTTGTCCCGCCGCGGCCGCGCCGCCCGGAATGGTTGCGGTCCAGGTGCCGTTGGTATCGGCGGCCGCCATGCCCAGGTTCGTTTCGGGATTGAACATCACGCGGTAGTGCAACGTCACGTTGGCGATTGGGTTGAAGCCGGGCGTGACGATTGCCGTCACGGTCACCGGCGCGCCGGCATCGGGGACGTTGGGCGCATGCGCGGCCCCCGACATGACGGGGCCGTAATCACTGGGGCTTGTGCCGTTGGGCTGGCCGGGCGTGGGCCCGCTGAAAAACCGTTCGCCGTCCGCCGTGTCCACAATGGATTGCCCGACGAGCTGGGCCTGCATGAGGAAGTCCGTGTTGGTGGCGCTGATGTTCAACGCCTGAATGGCCAGCACGTTGGTTCCGGGCTGGAGCCACGCGCGGGCGGCGCTGACATCGAAGTCCGCCCATTGCACCGCGTCCGGGTCCAGATGCCGCCGGGTTGCGGTGGCATTCCAGGCGGGTGAAGCCGGGGCATTCGAGGCGGCGACAAGGTGGCCGTTCAGGTAAGCCACAAAACCATCGTCATAGCGGATGAGCAGGTGGAGGCTGTCCGGCACGGATGAGGTTTCCACGTTGAACGGCAGGCGCACCCACGCGGTGGTGTTGCGGTCGAACATTTGCTGGCGCACATCCGTGGCGATGTAGTTGGTGAAATTGACCTGCAGTGCGGCGTTGCCGACCAGGGAGGCGATCTCGTTGGTGGCCAGGGCGCGCTCCCACACGGCCACTTCGTCGATCATGCCGGTGAAATAGTTGCCGCTCGGATCGAAGATGCCGCCGCCGCCGACGTTGAAGTTGTATTCCGACTCGCCAAAGTTCTGCGCGGTGATGGCGGCATTGGTCTTCACCGGGACGCCGTCGAAATACAGCGTCAACCGGCCGCTGCCGCCCACGGCCATGATCTGATGCCAGGTGTTGTTGGCGAACGGATACGTGGCGGAAACCGAACCGGCCGGCG contains:
- a CDS encoding CotH kinase family protein, translating into MHLPRPIPLALFALCSVCLVGSAQVRISEIMASNTRTLADENGDDSDWIEIQNASNAPVNLLNWALSDSAGNPGKWRFPATNLPANSFLVVFASGKDRAVAGAPLHTNFKLGADGEYLGLFTPSGTTASEFAPQFPSQFPDVSYGIGMRVTNQTWVSSNAPMRFLIPTNAAAEGAWQQPGFDDSTWSSGTNGIGYETGVADPQEESYAAKVQATEPVAYWRFNELTGDVASNSGTEGVQDIAGYEGGLLLGEAGPRPPAFPGFEDNNYAPYFNGSNAYVGGPYELVNDLPEFTIAGWIFPTTTPAGRTGLFGQNDTMEFGFNSSSSIQIWTPAGSVSATYPFANNTWHQIMAVGGSGRLTLYFDGVPVKTNAAITAQNFGESEYNFNVGGGGIFDPSGNYFTGMIDEVAVWERALATNEIASLVGNAALQVNFTNYIATDVRQQMFDRNTTAWVRLPFNVETSSVPDSLHLLIRYDDGFVAYLNGHLVAASNAPASPAWNATATRRHLDPDAVQWADFDVSAARAWLQPGTNVLAIQALNISATNTDFLMQAQLVGQSIVDTADGERFFSGPTPGQPNGTSPSDYGPVMSGAAHAPNVPDAGAPVTVTAIVTPGFNPIANVTLHYRVMFNPETNLGMAAADTNGTWTATIPGGAAAAGQMLRYYVTATDVSNNVSRWPFFANTNESQQYLGTVVADPSIQSQLPVAHLFVQNPAAADNRTGTSASLFYLNELYDNLTIYVHGQSSVGWPKKSHNLDFPKDHQFLYRPDGAREKKVILLSNYGDKSRMHTTLTYATCALSGGAGLFSFPVRVQMNGAFWGIEDLVEHGDDLWLDRIGLDGNGALYKMYNAMTSAAGNEKKTREWEDTSDLGTLINSLNESLPLTNRVLYAWDNLNWPQTISYFADMAIVSSQDLGHKNYYLYRDSNGTGEWAITPWDVDLTWGRNWLDSQGYFTDTLYTNNVLNFYNPAQQGRPANRLFDLVFTNGEFRQMYLRRLRTLMDTILMPPGTPTNQLVLEPLIRQYENAMNPPGINPSDAALDHNAWGPTWGNTTYSIFPNDAERIIAEYLPGRRNFLYGSNAVLNGDFIPAAQPTNAVVLINAWDYNPVSGNLSEQYVELKNTNSYAMDVSGWQLYGAVQFTMRPGTVIPAGRSLYLAANVNAFRARAASPHAGQNLFVQGPFGGFLSTQGNSPLTVKTAQGALVTQNSYAAAGSAAAFAAGNLAVLRVGDGSESLSSHGNSVFIDQFKTNGVLAGSVAIPDNATNAFIISGSASSEGALSGSPDGRLLVLAGYQIALTNSASSLGNATADVVPRALGILDAAGSFSIVALTTNQYGGNNLRAGATDGRGNYWGAGANSGTFYFGAGPTNTVQSTVANSTTIQVSGGDLYFSTTKSTPGIWKISGTPHSPTSAAVFISCGAKASPYAFAFTPDGTTAYIADDSLNGTGGVQRWDYTGGAWALSYAFASLTNFGARGLTADFSGAQPILYATTAESANNRLVSITDNGPASPAVTLATAGANQLFRGVCLAPGAGTAPAVFNCSTTTNGVALGWTTLLNRAYTVEFTGDLAHPNWQSLTNLTAREPVTQFIDIDPPVTTNRFYRVRLNP